The DNA sequence AATGTTGACAACGCGACTTTTAACATTAATCTTCTAAATTACAGCAGTATCGTGTGTGTCTAAATATACACATTATTTGTTCTTTTTCGCAACGATCAAGTGGTCccatatgtataatatatattaattagatttagTACTAAAACTCAACTAGCAAGTCCTACATCATCAGATTACgtataaatgtataaatatatatatgtgtggtaCATTCCTTGCACTTTCAGAATATGttatccatataattcaaccaaTCATTGCAGACATCTTCTAATTCGTATAAATCATATGGCCACATGGTCTCAGAAATACTTCTACTAGGTCCCATAACTTGACCATAATTTGGATGCATATGATCATCTACAAATGTTCCTTGATGAGCATGATTATCCTCCCGGGTTTCAAACCCTCCTGGTACTTGTGTCCATAAACAATGATGAATTTCTTCAGATGTTTGAGATGTATTATGATTGATGGTAGTCCCGTAATTATGATTACAATAATGATCAGTATCATTAACAACTTCATTCTGGTCAATATCACGTCTATTATAGCCAATTTCATAATTTGTAGGTGCTGAGGTAACAATCGCAGCTGAAGGGAAATCATGTGTAGAAAGCAGTTCCTTATGATGATTTGTGATTTCCAATTTTGATGATATTAAAGGCTCGTAAGGGAATGAGAGTAGTTGATGATCAGTAGCTAATTCATAAATACTATTGCTAACAATTATGTCCTTATCAGAGGCTGCTTCATCATTTAAATTTGGTTCTGATTTCATTCCTCCTAATAATACAGTAGTACTAGTAGTAGTTGTAGTAGCACTACTTGTACTAGTACTAATACTAATACTAGAACTGTGCAGTGGCAGCTGCTTCTGGAACCGTTTCTTCAAGTGGGTGTGCCAGTAATTTTTCACTTCGTTGTCTGTTCTTCCAGGTAGTTTTGCTGCTATTGCAGACCATCTgattaaacaaatatataacaaaaatatGTATCAATATCATGATTCATGATGTATATAACCCTGttaattatatgatattatatatt is a window from the Cannabis sativa cultivar Pink pepper isolate KNU-18-1 chromosome 1, ASM2916894v1, whole genome shotgun sequence genome containing:
- the LOC115707191 gene encoding myb-related protein 308-like, translated to MKSRLCEKTHLKKGVWSPEEDQKLRSYIKKYGIWNWTEMSKAAGLNRSGKSCRLRWVNYLRPDIKHGNFSQEEKEIIVTLHETLGNRWSAIAAKLPGRTDNEVKNYWHTHLKKRFQKQLPLHSSSISISTSTSSATTTTTSTTVLLGGMKSEPNLNDEAASDKDIIVSNSIYELATDHQLLSFPYEPLISSKLEITNHHKELLSTHDFPSAAIVTSAPTNYEIGYNRRDIDQNEVVNDTDHYCNHNYGTTINHNTSQTSEEIHHCLWTQVPGGFETREDNHAHQGTFVDDHMHPNYGQVMGPSRSISETMWPYDLYELEDVCNDWLNYMDNIF